In Cryptosporangium phraense, the sequence CCGCGGCGGTGACGAGAGCGGGCAGGAGACGCATGGTTACCTCACGTCGGTCGGGAAACGGCCAGGCGTGGAAACAGGCGTCCACGAGAGAGATGTCGGCGTGTTCGGTTGCGAAATGAGACGGTGGCCGACCGCGCAACCGGCCCCCTCCGGGGCCGCACCCGTCGAGCACCCGACCGGCCCGTCCGGGGCCGCACCCGACCGGCCCCTGCGGGGCCGTGGCCGTCGCGCACCTGATCAGATAGGCGTATGACCTACCGGCACGTCGTCGCACTCGGGAGCTCGTTCGCGGCCGGGCCCGGGATCCCCCCGGTCGTCGACGCGGCCGCGGGCCGCTCCGGCGCCAACTACGCGCACCTGTTCGCGGACGCGATCGGCGCGCGGCTGACCGACCTGACCGTGTCCGGCGCGACGACCGCGACCGTGCTCGACCAGCCGCAGCGGGTCGGCCGCACCACGTTCCCGCCCCAGCTGAGCGGCGTCCCCGAGGACGCGGACCTGGTCACGGTCACGGTCGGCGGCAACGACCTCGGGTATCTCCAGACGATGCTGCGGCTGGCCTGGGCGAACCAGTTCCAGCGCCGGTGGTGGACCCGTGCGGCCGGCAACCGGCTGGCCCGTGGGCCGGTCCCGGTGGCCGACCCGGACATCGTCGTCGGTGGGCTCACGGCGATCGTCGACGCGGTGCACGAGCGGGCCCCGGGCGCGCGGGTGGTGCTCGTCGACTACCTGACCCTGCTCGAGGAGAAGACCGTGCCGCCGTTCACCGACGTCCAGCACCGGGCGCTGCGCGCGCTCGGACGGCGGGTGTCGGGCGCGTTCGCGGTGGCCGCGCAGGCGACCGGGGCCGGTCTGGTGCAGGCGTCGGTGCTCAGCGCCGGGCACGGCGTCGGGACGGCCGAGCCCTGGGTCAACGGCTTCGTCCCGAGCACGCGGCGGGCCACGTCGGCGTTCCATCCCAATGCGGCCGGCATGCGGGCGATCGCCGACGAGCTGGTCCGCACGCTCGGCGCGCGCACGTAAGGGTGTCGTCAGCTCCGCTCGTCGGTCGTGGCGGCCACGGGGATCGCGGAGAGGCGGGCTCGGCGGCGCTCGGCCGGCGGGCCCGGCCGCGCCGTCCGGAGGAGCACCCGGCGGGCTCCGTAGAACAGAAAGACGGCCAGCGGCACTTCGGCCACCGCCGCCTCCAGGATGCTCGCCGCGAGCTCGTCACCCGTCGCGGTCGTGATGTCGAACCACGCGTCGCAGAGCAGCAGCGTCCCGGTGAGCATCGCCCAGAGCACGACGGCCAGCCGGTGCCGGTATGCCATCCACGCGGTCGTCGCCAGGCAGGCGATCAGCGCGACGTCGAACCCGACCCAGGTCAGCGGCCAGCGCCGGGCGGTGTGCTCGTCGGGCAGCGTCAGCCCGAGCAGCACCGTCCACGGAATCAGCACCAGGCAGGCCAGCGTCAACACGACCAGGAACCGCAGCCGCGGCCCCTTCACGACGACGGCACCGGTCTGGAGAACGGGAACGCCAGCGTCGCCCGGATGTTCGTGCCGGTCAGGAACATCACCAGCCGGTCGACGCCGAGGCCCAGCCCGCCGGTCGGGGGCATCGCGTACTCCAGCGCGGTCAGGAACGACTCGTCGATCTGCATCGCCTCGGGATCGCCCGCGGCGGCCTTGATCGACTGCGCGGTGAGCCGTTCCCGCTGGTCGACCGGGTCGACGAGCTCGGAATAGGCAGTGCCCAGCTCGGCCCCGTAGGCGACCAGGTCCCAGCGTTCGGCCAGCCGGCGGTCGTCGCGGTGGGCCCGGGTCAGTGGCGAGGTGTCGAGCGGGAAGTCGGTGTAGAACGTCGGATAGGTGGTGTTCTTCTCCACCAGAGCGTCGTACAGCTCGACCGCGAGCTCGCCCGGCGTCGCGTCCGCCGGAGCATGGACGGAGTGCCGGGCGCAGACCTCCCGGAAGACGCGGAGCGGGGTGTCCGGAGCCAGAGCGGTGCCGGTGGCCGCGCTGATCGCGTCGTGGACGGTCACGACCGGCCAGGATCCACTCAGATCGACCGGCCCGGAGGGGCGCACAGCGATCGGCGCGCCGTGCACCGCGGTCGCGACCTCGAGGATCAGCGCGCGGGTCAGCTCACGCATGTCGGTGTAGTCCGCGTAGGCCTGATACGCCTCCAGCGACGTGAACTCCGGGTTGTGGGTCGCGTCGACACCCTCGTTGCGGAAGTTGCGGTTGAGCTCGAAGACCCTCGGCATCCCGGCCACGCACAGCCGCTTGAGGTACAGCTCGGGGGCGATCCGCAGGTACAGGTCGGTGTCGTAGGCGTTGATGTGCGTCCGGAACGGCCGGGCGGCCGCGCCGCCGTGCACGGCCTGCAGCATCGGCGTCTCCACCTCGGTGAACCCCCGCTGGGCGAACGCGTCCCGCAGGGCCCGGACGGCCACGCTGCGCTGCTGCAGCACCTGCATCGCGTCCGCGTTGACCAGGAGGTCGAGGTAGCGCTGCCGGACCCGCGCCTCCGGGTCGGAGAACCCGGCGTGCGCGTCCGGCAGCGGCCGGAGGCACTTGGCCGCCATCGTCCAGTCGTCCGCCAGCACCGACAGCTCACCTCGTTCCGAGGTGACGACCTCCCCGGTGACGCCGACGTGGTCGCCGAGGTCGACGGTCTGCTTCCACAATTCGCGGACGCTTCGCGGCGTGCCGTCGGCGGTCAGCATGACCTGGAGGGTGACCCCGTCGTCCTGAAGTACACCGAAGCTGACGCCGCCGAGGTCGCGAAGTGCCCGGACCCGGCCGGTGACGCTGGTGGTGACGCCGGTGCGATGGTTCGGCGGGAGGCCCGGGTGGGCGGCGCGGATCTCGGCCAGCGTCGCGGTGCGCGGGACGGTGACCGGGTACGGGTCGTGGCCGTTCCGGGCGAGCAGCTCGGCCTTGGCCCGCCGGGCGCTCTGCTGCTGGTTGAGCCGGTACTGCGGGTGGGCCGGGCGGAGCAGTTCGTCGTCCTGCTTGCGGACCTCGTCGGCGAACCCGTCCTCGAGCGCGCGGGTCCGCGGCGGGATGCCGGGCAGGAACCCCTCGGCGATGCCGGCCGCGATCGCCGCGCGGGTCAGCGTCAGGCTGGAGTCGAAGCAGACGAACCGGGGCAGCCAGGTCGGCAGGTACTTCGCGTTCGAGCGGTACAGCGACTCCAACTGCCAGAACCGCGACGCGACCGAGAGCACCGCGTCGGTGAGCCGGGTGACCGGGCCGGCGCCGATCTGGTCGCCCGCGCTGAACACCGCCCGGAACATCGCGAAGTTCAGCGAGATCCGGCGGACGGCCAGGCTCGGAGCGGCCTCGATCAGGCCCGCGACCATGAACTCGTTGAGCCCGTTCTCGGCGGTGCGGTCGCGGCGCATCAGGTCGAGCGAGAGCCCGCGGGCGCCCCAGGGCACGAAGCTGAGCAGCCCGCGGACCTCGCCGCCGGCGTCGTGCGCGGTGACCAGCACGCAGCGGTCGTCGCTGGGGTCGCCGAACCGGCCGAGCGCCATCGAGAAGCCGCGCTCGGGCGCGTCCCCGCGCCAGGCGTGGGCCCGCAGCTCCAGGTGCGGCCACTCCTCCGGAGCGACCTCGCTGTGACGGCGGGCGGTGAGCGTGTAGCCGGCCCGCCGGATCCGGGTGACGGCCTGCCGGACCGGCCGCATCGTCCGGCCCTCGAGCGTGAAGTCCTCGACCTCGACGATCGCCTCGTCCCCGAGGCTCAACGCCTTCAGACCTCGTCCGACGTAGGCCGCGGCCCCGTTCTCGCTGGCACTGAGGACGGCCGGGAACCAGCCGTGCGCGCGGGCGTCGGCCAGCCAGGCGTCGATCGCGGCCGGCCAGGACGCCGGGTGGCCGATCGGGTCGGCGCTGGCCAGGCTGACCGACGCGACGACCCGGTAGGTGATCGCGGCCCGGCCGTCGGGCGAGAAGATCACCGACTTGTCGCGCCGGGTCGCGAAGTAGCCCAGCGAGTCGCGGTCGCCGCTCTCCAGCAGCAG encodes:
- a CDS encoding SGNH/GDSL hydrolase family protein; its protein translation is MTYRHVVALGSSFAAGPGIPPVVDAAAGRSGANYAHLFADAIGARLTDLTVSGATTATVLDQPQRVGRTTFPPQLSGVPEDADLVTVTVGGNDLGYLQTMLRLAWANQFQRRWWTRAAGNRLARGPVPVADPDIVVGGLTAIVDAVHERAPGARVVLVDYLTLLEEKTVPPFTDVQHRALRALGRRVSGAFAVAAQATGAGLVQASVLSAGHGVGTAEPWVNGFVPSTRRATSAFHPNAAGMRAIADELVRTLGART
- the lysX gene encoding bifunctional lysylphosphatidylglycerol synthetase/lysine--tRNA ligase LysX, with amino-acid sequence MSAESSGSRHWPDRVAAWSGRLVTIAGVWLLLSLPLRRMRWAHWVDYAFGLLNVPTTRSLFVIVGLLLLGSALRRRLRAALWLAIAAQLIAAPTQVLVVGIAAANWDDLDATDLDLTRLEVVLTGVAAAVGLALAVLLWRARSAFPAHLAPFSRRAALAVLASGLIASWALTFGLTELFPRTLHGTREKLTWANRSAFGFTAAGDRAGLNGHLGHHWVAALGGTLSAIALLAAVAVFLRAARAAQFLGADDELTVRRLLLESGDRDSLGYFATRRDKSVIFSPDGRAAITYRVVASVSLASADPIGHPASWPAAIDAWLADARAHGWFPAVLSASENGAAAYVGRGLKALSLGDEAIVEVEDFTLEGRTMRPVRQAVTRIRRAGYTLTARRHSEVAPEEWPHLELRAHAWRGDAPERGFSMALGRFGDPSDDRCVLVTAHDAGGEVRGLLSFVPWGARGLSLDLMRRDRTAENGLNEFMVAGLIEAAPSLAVRRISLNFAMFRAVFSAGDQIGAGPVTRLTDAVLSVASRFWQLESLYRSNAKYLPTWLPRFVCFDSSLTLTRAAIAAGIAEGFLPGIPPRTRALEDGFADEVRKQDDELLRPAHPQYRLNQQQSARRAKAELLARNGHDPYPVTVPRTATLAEIRAAHPGLPPNHRTGVTTSVTGRVRALRDLGGVSFGVLQDDGVTLQVMLTADGTPRSVRELWKQTVDLGDHVGVTGEVVTSERGELSVLADDWTMAAKCLRPLPDAHAGFSDPEARVRQRYLDLLVNADAMQVLQQRSVAVRALRDAFAQRGFTEVETPMLQAVHGGAAARPFRTHINAYDTDLYLRIAPELYLKRLCVAGMPRVFELNRNFRNEGVDATHNPEFTSLEAYQAYADYTDMRELTRALILEVATAVHGAPIAVRPSGPVDLSGSWPVVTVHDAISAATGTALAPDTPLRVFREVCARHSVHAPADATPGELAVELYDALVEKNTTYPTFYTDFPLDTSPLTRAHRDDRRLAERWDLVAYGAELGTAYSELVDPVDQRERLTAQSIKAAAGDPEAMQIDESFLTALEYAMPPTGGLGLGVDRLVMFLTGTNIRATLAFPFSRPVPSS